From Methanococcus maripaludis, the proteins below share one genomic window:
- a CDS encoding TIGR00297 family protein: protein MDMLLKIIYSAAITGLLAALIYKKKYLDKWGIFGSSVMAFTILFLADLKWLLLLISFLVLGSLVSKMGYGFKKTIKMAESRRSLKNVLANGLMAILFVLAYSSGFITEEIALVGYVGTIAAANSDTFSSELGMLSRETPRLISNFKTVKTGTDGGITVCGTFAGLLGSFLIGLLAYALFNDILMFWTATISGMIGNFADSFLGAFFERKGILNNEHVNFMATLSGGTFAVLFYQLVL, encoded by the coding sequence ATGGACATGTTATTGAAGATAATTTATTCGGCAGCAATCACGGGACTACTCGCGGCACTAATTTATAAAAAGAAGTATCTCGACAAATGGGGGATATTCGGATCTTCGGTAATGGCATTTACAATATTGTTTTTGGCAGATTTAAAATGGCTACTGCTCCTTATCTCGTTTTTAGTTCTGGGCAGTCTCGTAAGTAAAATGGGTTATGGTTTTAAAAAGACAATAAAAATGGCTGAATCAAGACGTTCTTTGAAAAATGTTCTTGCAAATGGGCTTATGGCAATATTGTTTGTTTTAGCGTATTCTTCAGGATTTATTACCGAAGAAATAGCCCTTGTAGGATACGTTGGAACAATTGCAGCTGCAAATTCTGATACATTTTCATCAGAACTTGGAATGCTTTCAAGAGAAACTCCAAGGCTCATATCAAATTTTAAAACCGTTAAAACTGGAACCGATGGTGGAATAACCGTATGCGGTACATTTGCAGGGTTACTTGGATCTTTTTTGATAGGTTTACTTGCATATGCCCTTTTTAACGATATATTGATGTTTTGGACCGCAACAATTTCGGGAATGATTGGAAACTTTGCAGATAGCTTCCTTGGTGCATTTTTCGAGCGAAAAGGAATATTAAATAACGAACACGTAAATTTCATGGCAACGTTAAG
- a CDS encoding HIT family protein yields the protein MCIFCDIVKGDIPARIIYEDDKFLAFMDAFPRAVGHTLIIPKEHFETFDELPKELACEMMEVIHKIVKKLEKLEMDGYNLLNNNKQVSGQEVPHVHFHIIPRYENEGYPVYVLKDPINVDLDSIYDRIME from the coding sequence ATGTGTATTTTTTGCGATATTGTTAAAGGAGATATTCCTGCAAGAATAATTTACGAAGACGACAAATTTTTAGCATTTATGGATGCATTTCCAAGAGCAGTTGGCCATACTTTAATAATTCCAAAAGAACATTTTGAAACATTTGACGAACTTCCAAAAGAACTTGCATGCGAAATGATGGAAGTTATCCACAAAATTGTAAAAAAACTTGAAAAATTAGAAATGGATGGCTACAACCTTTTAAATAATAACAAACAGGTTTCAGGTCAAGAAGTCCCGCACGTTCACTTCCACATCATCCCAAGATATGAAAACGAAGGTTACCCAGTTTATGTGTTAAAAGACCCGATAAACGTTGACCTTGATTCAATTTACGATAGAATAATGGAATAA
- a CDS encoding cobalt-precorrin-8 methylmutase, protein MGAVTKDGKDIADRSREIVKTKISEVLGKNVILYSDEEMGIIERVVHATADPEYSKLVNFDNKPIENGLKAITNESPIIADISMVKAGIRYEDVLCTISEKKVFEVAKKEQVTRAVASIRASKELIDGGIVVIGNAPTALLEVIRLNKEEGITPKLVIGAPVGFVKAAESKELLRTTKIPSISTMGPKGGTPVAVSAINGIIALSKNERI, encoded by the coding sequence ATGGGAGCAGTAACCAAGGACGGAAAAGACATCGCAGACCGATCAAGAGAAATAGTAAAAACAAAAATAAGCGAAGTTTTGGGAAAAAATGTTATATTGTATTCTGACGAAGAAATGGGAATAATTGAAAGAGTAGTTCATGCAACTGCCGATCCAGAGTATTCAAAACTCGTTAACTTTGATAATAAACCAATTGAAAATGGTTTAAAAGCAATAACTAATGAAAGTCCGATAATTGCAGATATTTCGATGGTAAAAGCAGGAATACGTTACGAAGACGTATTATGTACAATTTCTGAAAAGAAAGTCTTTGAAGTTGCAAAAAAAGAGCAGGTAACAAGGGCCGTCGCATCAATCAGGGCTTCAAAAGAGTTAATTGATGGGGGTATTGTAGTTATTGGTAATGCGCCAACTGCACTTCTTGAAGTCATAAGATTAAATAAAGAAGAAGGAATAACTCCAAAACTGGTTATCGGAGCTCCGGTTGGTTTTGTAAAAGCAGCAGAATCAAAAGAATTATTAAGAACGACAAAAATCCCATCAATTTCTACAATGGGTCCAAAAGGTGGAACTCCTGTCGCAGTTTCAGCAATTAACGGAATCATTGCGCTTAGTAAAAATGAAAGAATTTAA
- a CDS encoding DUF2097 domain-containing protein, with protein sequence MAEPEYNEEINMEVTEEKMREYMDNEVDEGDYIEVYFGRCHVEGTIDAKDGTHYRVDTDNKTFGLMEFDIENISRDVLEVAHIPENSNKKIILSVL encoded by the coding sequence ATGGCTGAACCAGAATACAACGAAGAAATCAATATGGAAGTTACGGAAGAAAAGATGAGAGAATACATGGATAACGAAGTAGATGAAGGGGACTACATAGAAGTTTACTTTGGAAGGTGCCATGTTGAAGGAACCATCGATGCAAAAGATGGGACTCATTATCGAGTTGATACGGATAATAAAACATTTGGATTGATGGAATTTGATATTGAAAATATTTCAAGGGATGTTTTAGAAGTAGCGCACATTCCTGAAAACAGCAATAAAAAAATCATACTTTCAGTTCTGTAA
- a CDS encoding DUF63 family protein: protein MNGMLLIREFIYRYYIYPIDTKQGYNLIQEITYGILLFVMVYTFYKICLKLKIAIDRRFAEVTVFYVILITLMRALVDAGLFPRLYYTVTPGIVVAVGIYYMISIIISGILLKKRYYLLSIAMAVVPILYMLFEFSSRITHPEAIVYVSGILLLSYYLLIYIVEKLKKVKIERIDKYAIFSQLVDASATSVGIGIYHYWEQHPVPRFFMDYFGPYSIIPLKMLVVLLVLDIFNKEVKDDNLRNILKITVMALGLAPGLRNLFRTVMGV, encoded by the coding sequence ATGAATGGAATGCTTTTAATCCGAGAATTTATTTACCGGTACTATATTTACCCGATAGATACAAAACAGGGCTATAATTTAATTCAGGAAATCACATATGGGATTTTGCTCTTTGTAATGGTTTACACGTTTTACAAAATTTGTTTAAAACTTAAAATCGCAATTGACCGCAGATTTGCAGAAGTTACTGTATTTTATGTAATTTTGATAACCTTGATGAGGGCGCTAGTTGATGCAGGACTTTTTCCAAGGCTTTATTACACAGTTACGCCGGGAATAGTTGTTGCAGTTGGTATTTACTACATGATTTCAATAATTATTTCAGGAATTCTTTTAAAAAAGAGATATTATTTACTTTCAATAGCAATGGCAGTAGTTCCAATTCTTTACATGCTTTTCGAGTTTTCGAGTAGGATAACTCACCCCGAAGCAATAGTTTACGTATCCGGAATATTGCTTTTAAGTTATTATTTATTGATTTACATCGTCGAAAAGCTGAAAAAGGTAAAAATTGAGCGGATAGATAAATACGCTATATTTTCACAGCTTGTAGATGCATCGGCAACATCTGTAGGAATTGGCATATACCATTATTGGGAGCAGCACCCTGTTCCGAGGTTTTTTATGGATTACTTCGGACCTTACAGCATAATACCTTTAAAAATGCTTGTAGTGCTTTTGGTTTTAGATATATTTAACAAAGAAGTTAAAGACGATAATTTAAGAAATATATTAAAAATAACAGTAATGGCTTTAGGGCTTGCACCAGGTCTTAGAAACCTATTTAGGACAGTAATGGGAGTTTAA